TTGAGGATTGAAAAAGTAAGCGTTGTAATGCGTCACCACCCGCTCAGCCGGCCGCGTCGTGGCGAGCAACTGTTGGTAATACTTCAGACATAGATTCATGCCGAAGGCGTATGAAGAATTGGCGCGCTGATTAAGCGATTCGGCGACCTCGACAGGGCTTCTGAGGCAGACGAGAATCTTCAGGTCTGGGATCAAGCGCTTCCAGAAATGGAGCATTAAGGTATTGCGCGGGTCTTTCCAGCCCCACGGCTCATAAGGGCTGAATTGCCTGATGAGTTCCGCGGCCTCTTCCCGGAGGTCGGCCATCTCGTCCCCCATTTCCCACCCTTCGGTCATCGCGGGCGGCAGGTCCCAACCGCCGCCTAATCGCGCCAGGGCTTCTTCGTTCACCCGAACGAACTGGCGGTTCTCCCAAAACCCGGCCTCGTTGTCGAAAGACGCCGCCACCGCAAGGTCGCTCTCCGGCCCCAGGTAGACGCCACACAGATTAAGTAGCCTGGTTACCATTGAAGTGCCGGAGCGATGCATTCCGGCTATACAGATCGGCATTCATCCTCCTGTGCAGAGGTACGGAACATCGCGGACGGCCAGGCTATGTTCATAATCCCCTTTGCCATAGATCAGTCAAGATAGTCTTGTGCTCAAAGATATTTGACTTTCTAGCCTGCTCGAACCCGATTTCTCGCATCTCGTCGGGGACAGGCCGGCGGATGATGTCGGCCACCTCGCTGATCGACTCATAGATGAAACCAGCCGCACCGATATACTCGCGCAGGTCGGGTCGCAAGTTAGGGATACAGATGCCCAGGCCGGCGGCTTGCGCCTCGGCGATTGCCATCGGCCAGCCGACCGTGCCAATCTCGCGCGATGCGGTGTAGACGAGCCAGCGGTGCTTCTTATACTCGGCGGGCATCTCGTCCGGCTCAATCGGCGGCATGATCCTCACCGCATTCCCTTTTGATTCGTTATACAGCGCCAACTGATCCACCATGTGCCCGACCGCATAGAGGTTGAACTCCGTGCCGGGAAACTGACAGGCCAGGTCAATAAAGTCTTCCATCCGCTTCTTTGGAATCGCCGCGCCGACGTTCATGACGGCCCCGCCGTTCGGCGAGCGGTCGTGAAAGCGGGGGTAATTCACCACAGGGTAACAGTCGAGGATTTTTTCGCCGCGAATACCGGCGTTTTCAAGCAAGGGCCGGGTGAAAGGAAAACTGAGAATCCCAAAACAGAGGTCATGGTTGATAACGGCTGCCGCCCTCCTGGCCATTTCGGAATCTCTGGCAAGCGTGTCGAACGAATGCGCCCTGATCGTAAAGGGGGTGTTCAGCCATCCTTGATCGATTAACGCCGCAAGGATTTCCGACTGGTTGAGATAATGGCTGTGTAAAAGATGTGGCCGAAACTCTTCTATGGCTTCCCGTATCATTGCCGGGTCGGCGATCTTTCGGAACGGGACGCATCGTTTGTAAGGAACGTTCGCCTCGGATACGCTGATCACCGAGATTTCATAGTCGGCCTGCAAGGCTTCGATTTCAGATCGGATGTAGGTCTGAGATATCTGCGGGAAATTGCGAGCGATGTACATCACGCGCGGCCTTTCTTTCTCTGCCGCTTGCGTACCGCGGTCTGACCGGTTCAAGCGCCGGGCCAGGGGCTTCAACAACGTGCGCCACCGCCGAGCCTCTGATTCGATTTTCTGCGGCATCATTCTCCTCTCGGTCTCTATGATATCGATTCAGCAATATAGTGTTGACTGCGCGGATTGGCAGCGTCGAGCTGATCGTCAGAGATGTAGGTGCGCAGCTCCGCCTGCGAAGGCAGTTGAATGGTTTGCGACTTGAACCGCTCGCGCCATCCATGCCATCCGACTTCCAGCGCCGCCGGGTCGTGCCGCCGGTTTGCGTACTTACGGATTGCATGCGGCACGCTCAGAAACAGGTAATGCTTCAGGAGAAATGCGTCGGGATACATGCGCAGGCCCGGGAAACGGACCTGATGCCCGGCTGACCAGGCCAGGTCAACCCGCTCAGGCTGCCGCTTCCAGGCATTCAGCCTGTGGGGGAACGCCGGCAGGAACGGATAATACCAGCGCATCGTCTCGCGGAAATGGGGATGGTCATGGTCGGGCGACTCTATCGTCGGGGTGAAGGTGAATTCCTGGAAGTTAATCGCGTTGTAGCCTTGCCCCTCGACTTCGGCGAATGCTTGTGCGAGGGTACGGTCGGAGCGCGGAGGCACGCGAATTTCATCCGCATCTACGTGCATGAACCAGTCCGCATCGAGTTCGGCGGCAAGCTCCTCTTTACGATTCAGTATACTCTTCAAGTTGAATACGCCGGCGCGCGCGAATGTCTCCCTACCGATCAGCCCCCGGTTCACGTAACATTCGGCAATCTCAACGGTGTGATCTGTGGAAGAGTTATCTATCAGGTAAACCTCGACGCCTTGCGCGAACAGGTGCTCAAGACAACCCGCAATGAAGCGGTCTTCGTTGTAAGTTGCTAATAAGGCGATAACCCGCATGCCAACCTCGCTGTTCAGACGTTGCGGATTATACTTTAATTTCCAGGGCGGCGGCTATGCGCGGGGCGCAGGGCGACTGTGTGCGCAGCCAGCCTTTGATGCTCGAAAAGGGGGCAGCAGCCCGCCCAACACAGCGTCTCCGCCGCGCACACACCCACGCGGTTGGCGTTTCGTCGCCCGGCGTTTATGATGTTCAATTCATGACACGTCATCATATTCTGGTTATCGCTGGCACACGGCCCGAAGTCATCAAGATGGCTCCGGTCGTGCGCGAGTTGGAGCGGCGCGCCGACCGCTTCCAACTCACCTTCGCGACTACGGGGCAGCACCGCGAGATGCTCGACCAGGTGCTCGCCGTTTTTGATCTCAAGCCGCAGGTTGATCTTGAGCTGATGGAGCCGTCGCAGAGCCTGGCGCGCTTGAACGCTCGCGCCCTGGTTGCCCTCTCCGACCTGTTCACAGAACTGCGCCCCGATACGGTGCTGATTCAAGGCGACACGACCACGGCGATGGCGGCGGCAATGGCGGCATTTTATCAAGGCATCCGCGTCGGCCACGTCGAAGCCGGGCTGCGCTCGTTCAACCCGCATAGTCCCTTCCCCGAAGAGATGAACCGCCGCGTTGCCGCCTGCGTCACCGACCTGCACTTCGCGCCTACGCAGCGCGCCCGCCGCCATCTGCTCAGTGAAGGCGTCGCCACTGAAGCGATCTTTCTGACCGGCAACACGATTGTTGATGCGCTGGGTATGTTGAATCTCGCCGAAGCGTTCGACAACCGCCAGTTGTCGGCGGTCCCGTTCCGCGACCGCCGCGTCTTGCTGGTGACGGCGCACCGCCGCGAGAGCTTCGGCGAGCCGTTGCGCGCCATCTGCCGGGCGCTTGTGGCCCTGGCACAACGATTCGACAATATCGAAATCGTTTACCCTGTGCATCTCAACCCGCAGGTCAAGCGCCTCGTGCATCAAGAGATCGGCGACCAGCCGCGCATTCATTTGATCGCGCCGGTCGCTTACGACGACCTGTTGCGGCTGTTGCGGTGCTGTTATCTGGTGCTGACCGATTCGGGCGGCATACAGGAAGAGGCGCCATCGTTCCACAAGCCCGTGCTGGTGCTGCGCGATGTGACCGAGCGGCCGGAGTTGATCGAAGCGCATGCGGGGCGACTGGTCGGCACAGACACCGAGCGCATCGTTGAAGCCGCCGCCGAATTGCTCACAGAGCCGCACGCCTATATCGCCATGAGTCAGGTCGCCAACCCATTCGGCGACGGGCTCGCGGCTAAGCGCATCGCCGAGATTCTTGCCGAGCGTCTGTGAAAGTGGATAGGCGTATAGCCGCAACGGACACGCGCCGCCAGGCAGCCGAGTGACCGCCCGGTGGCGAGCCAGCCGGCGCAACGTTGATTACCCTGGCGCTGAACTTTATCCGCGCCCGTGTTACAAAATCCTATTCCGAATCCGGCACCTCCTCACGCTGTTTGACGGCGCCCATTCAAATCATCTAGGAGGAACTAATGAAAATTGCTTTCCGTCTGTTTGCCGCTACCTGTCTGGCCTTTATCAGCTTGTCAGGTTGGAGCTGCACCAGCACGCCGACCGATGCGGCGGACAACAAGAATCAACCACCGGCGCCGCCCGCAGCCAAAGCGAAGACCGCAGCGACCGGCACGCTGACCGCCAATCCAAACCCGATCAAGGTGTGCGACAAGACAGGCGCAGGCGTCACAACAATTTCATGGGCGGCGAACGGCGCCAGCGCCATCGAGGTTCACATCGGCAAGCCGGACGGTGACACGTTTGTGGCGAAAGCCGACCCGGTCGGCCACTGGACGACCAGCAAGTGGGTCGGCAATGGCATGACCTTTTACTTGCAGGATGTCAGCGGCGGCAAGCCGCTCGCCGCGGAAAACACCATCGCCACGCTGACCGTCAACGTCACCGCCGAAGGCTGCCCGTAATCGCGGCGCGGTCCTTTCATCGGGATCACTCGAACTCACGACCAGAACACAAAAGGCGCAGCGGGGACAAAGAGCGATTCAGCTCCTCTTTGTCCCCGCTGCGCCTTTTGCGGTCAAGCCCGCCTTTCGAGATCAACCCCGACGCATTTCGGCTCTCACGGTTGCGAGCGGCGCCCGCTTGTCGCCTGCGCTGAACGATCAGCGGGCGGTGCGCCGGCGTTCTGTTCGAGCGCCGCGATGGCCGCCTCTACACGCTGCGCCCAGGTGTTGCCGTGGGCGATGGCGCGCAGCCGCTTACGCAATGCTTCGTCTTTGCCCTGCGCCCGCGCGCTGTCCAGCAGCGGCGCGAACTCTTGGGCATGGCGCGCGATGTTGACTTCCGTGAACTGCTGGCATTCAGGCATCGGCGTGGTGATAACCGGCTTGCCCGCGGCCATATACTCATAAAGTTTGAGCGGCGAGGTCGCCAGGGTAATCGGGTTGATCGCGAATGGAATCATGGCCACGTCGAAGGCGCGCAAATAGCCGGGCAGGGATTCGTAAGGGCGCGGCCCGACCCATCGAATATTGGGGCGCTCCAGCAGTTTGTGCCGGCTCAGGCTCTCGTCCAGCGCCTGGCCGATGAGCAGGAAATTCCAGTCCGTGCGCCGCCGCGCGACTTCGTCGAGCAGATCATAGTCGAACCACTCGGCCAGCGCGCCGTAGTAACCGGCCAGCGGCTTGCCCGATTGCAAAAGCGCCGCCAGCTCCGGGTCGTCAGGGATCGTCGCCTCACTTTTAGCAAAGCGGTCGTATTCGACGCCGTTCGGCATGTAGATCGCGTCGGGGCGCAGGCGAATCGCTTCGGCGTGCAGTTGCCGCGTCACCGCCGCGACGACTGCCGCCTCGCGCAGGCCGCGCGCATGATTGCGCTCGAGCATCGCGCGATCATAGGGGAAGACATCGAGCGCATCAATCCAGTCGTAGACGATGCGCGCCCCACGCGGGAAATCGTCGGCGCGAGTGATGTTGTAGGTGAAGGCCCAGAGCGTCGGCTGCGGGATTTCGTGCAACAACTCTGGCGGCCCGTCGAAGAGAAAGAGATTGCGTTCGACCTCTTTGAAGCCGTCTACCTCGTCCCGTGCGTTCGAGCTGTCGAAGATCGCCACATAGCCATATTGCGCGAACGTCCGCGCCAGATGGTGCGGGCGCTGGAAGAGGTGAACGTTCCAACCGATTGAGGGCAGAAAGATGACCGCGCCGCGACTGTTGTCGATGCGCGCCAGCAGCGCTTTTAACTGGGCGCGGTAACGCTCCGCGCCGCCTGATGATGGCGCGGGCGATGGCGCGCCGTCAGCGACCGGCGGCTGTGCCTCCTGCCACTTGCTCTCATACTTGTTGCGGTTCTCATGATAGATGCGCAAGTATTCGTCCTCGCCGAGCAAGCGGAACGAGGCGCGCTGCCAGTGATGAATGAACGAATCGCGGGTGCAGCACAACTGATAGCCGGCAGATTCGAGGCGGCGGCAGTAATCGTCGTCTTCAAACATGCCGACGCCGAATCGCTCATCGAGCAGGCCGACCTTATCAAAGACTTCGCGCCGCATGGCGACGCAGAACATCGCCAGCATGGGAATCGCAAAGGTGTCGTTGTCGTGCTCGCGGACATAGCGCGCCGCCCAGCCCGGCATCTCGCCGATTGACTCATAGCCGACTTCGATGCGCGCCTCGTTGGAGATGGCGTTAGTCACCGGGCCGATCAGACCGATCACGCGCTCGGCATAGAGATGGCGGATCATCGCCGTCATCCAGCCGCGCGTCACCACCGTGTCGTTGTTGAGCAGCACCAGCAGCTCGCCGGTTGCCCGCCGCAATCCCTGGTTGTTGGCCTTCGCAAAGCCGAGGTTCTCGTCGTTGAGGATGACGCGCAGGTCCGGCAGCTCGCGCTCGGCCTCGCGCAGATAATCAGGCGTGCCGTCGCTCGATGCATTATCGATGATAATGACTTCAAAGTTCGGCCACTCGGTGCGCGCATAGAGGCTCTCGACGCAGAGCCGGTTGAGCGCCAGGTTGTTGAAGGTAACGATGATGATCGAGGCTTTCGGAAAAGTGCGGCGCACTGCCGGCGCCAGCGCCGCGAAGCGGCGCTCCCAGGTCTGCTCGCTTGCCCATGTCTGGCGCTGCCGGCGCAGCGCCGGGTCGCGCTCGTCGAGCGCCGCTTTGATTTCGCGCTCGAACTCTTCGGCGGTCGAAGCCAGGCGCACCAGCGGCGCAAGCGGGCGCACTTCGGGGATCGGCACCGCGACCACGGGCTTGCCGGCGGCCAGCATCTCGTAGGCTTTCACTGGGTTGGTCGCTTCGGTCAGCGGCGTGCGCTTGAACGGGATGATGGCGACGTCGAAGGTCGCCAGCCAGTCGGGAATCTCTGTGTAAGGCTTTTCGCCGACGAGCCGCACGTTCGGCAGTTCCTCCAGCCGGCCGACGTCTCCCGAAAAAGTCGAGCCGACCAGCACGAAATCCCAATCAACACGGTGCGCCGCCAGATCGGCCACCAGGTCGGCGTCGAACCAGTCGGCAATCGCGCCGTAATAGCCGACCACGGGGCGCGCACGCGGCGTCCGCTCGGCAATCGCAAAGTGGTCATAATCACAGGCGTTGCGAACCACCAGAACCTTATCGGTATGCTTGCGGGCTTCGGCTTCGAGAAAGGCCGACGAGGCGATCACCAGGTCCGCCGCGCGCAGCAGCTCATCTTCGGCGTCGAGCATCTCCTGGCGATTGGTCGAAAAGCCAGCGTGAAAATCCATGCAGTCGTAGATCACCGGCCAGGCGAACCGTTCGCGCGCCTGCCTGACGAGCGGCCACCAGAAAGGCAGTTGCACAAAAGCCGCGGTCGCCGCGAGCCCCACGTCGCGTCGCAAGGCGTCGAGCGAGGCAAACAGCGCGTCACGGCCCCGCTCGTCGAGTGCTTCGGTGTACACGTTCAAGGCCGGCCCGCGCAGCGATACTTCAAAGACGTTGGCGCGTTTTTCGGTGATGACGTAAGGTGCGCCAGAGGTGCGGAACTGCTGCGAAACGTAAAAGACGCGGTGCCCGGCGGCGGCGTATCGCGCCATCAATTGCTGCGGGCGCTGGAAGCGGAAATCCCATTCGATGATCGGAAAGCAGATGACGTCATGGGCGCTTGAGGCGATGGCCGTGTCAGTAAGGCTGCCCGGCGCGGTCATCAGGGCGTGCGCCGCGTCGCCGGGTTTTACGTCCACAGGAGGCGTTACCACTGCCGCCGGCGTTCCCTCGACCCAGGGTTCGGTCAGCCGCTTATCCTGCGAGCTGACCGGCTCAGTGAACGACTCCAGAGGCTCAAGGGGTCGGGCGGTTCCGCGCGCGGGAGCCAGCCCGAGGCGACGATAGATCGGCAGCAGGTAACGGTACTTGATCGGCCCGTAGAGGCTAAGCAAGCGCCAGCCGAGCGTGCTCTTGATGCGCTGAAGCTCTGCCGAGGTGTCGCGCAACTGCGTCGCATAGCGCCGCGCCTGCTCGTTCATTTTTTCCAGGCGTTGTCTCAACGACCGCAGGGCTTGATCTTTTTCGGCGAGCCCGGCCGCCAGCCGTTGCGCTTCGTTCTCCTTTTCGCTCAGGTGCGCGGCGAGCGTCTGCGCCGACTCTGATTGATTGGCAAGCTCTGCCGATAAGGTCCGCGTCTGGCGGCGTTGCTCGGCAAGCTGGCGAGTCAGCACGACCTCTTGCTCAATCAACTGCGCGGCGCGAGCCTGTGCCACCTGTTCTTTTTCCGCGAACTCGTCGGTGAGCTGTTGCAAGCGGCGCTCAAGGTCGGCGTAGGCTAACGATTGTTTGTGCAGGGCGGCTTCTTGCTCAGCCAACTGCGCCGCCAGCGCCTGCTCTTTCCCCAGTTGCGCCGCCAGGCCCTGCGCCATCTGATCTTTCTCTTGTGCCGCCTGCCGGCTCGCGGCAAGTTGCGCGGTCAGCGTCTCGACGTTTGCCTCTTTCGCTTGCGCCTCTTCGGCGTGCGCCGCCGACTCAGCGGCGAGCGCCGCCGCCTGCGCGGTAAGCTCGATGATCCGCAGATCACGTTGATACACCTGTATGTTTAATTGACTGACTTCGCGCTCGCCGCGAATGTTGAGCGCCAGGGCATCGGCGAGCGCCGCGGTCGCTTCGGCCTGCTGCATACTCTGCGCAGGGAAGCGCGACCAGCCTTGTGGCGCGGCTCCGGCAAGCGGCGCACGGCTCCCGAGGGCGGCGAGCAGATAGGCTTTGTGCGGTGACGGGATCAGCGCCGACCGATGCAGCGTGAGAATCGTGTCGCACAGATCGCGATCTATGCCGGACAGGTTTTCGATAAAGACCTCGGCCCAGTCTTCGCCCATATAAGCCTGGCCGACGAAGGCCAGGCCGGCGGCTTCAAATGCCTCTGACATATCCATCATCGGCATCTCTTTTCCATAAGGCCAGTTGTCGCGGCTGGCCTGCTGTGTGCGCCACAGCCAGTACCAGTAACACGACTGGTTCGGCACCAAGGCCATGACCAGATTGCGGCTGCGGCTGGCCATGCCGCGCAGGAAGCGGGCCTGCTCGTCGAGCGTGTAATGCTCCAGCACGCCGGCGTTGAAGACCAGATCGAATTCTGCCGCGCCGGGCTCGAAGACGTCGCCATAAATGAACTCGGCGGACTGCTGCTCGCGCTCAAACAAGCGGCGGGCGTAATTGAGCGCCGCCAGCGAAAAGTCCATCACCGTGACCTGGAAGCGGCCCGAGCGCGCCAGCCCCAGGCTTTGCCAGCCGCCGCCGCAGCCGGCTTCGAGGATGCGCCCGCCCTCGGGCAACAGCGCGGCGACGCGTTCGGCGAGGTCGTGGCCGAAGCTCTCCATCGCCGGATCGTTCTCGACGGTCGCCAGGTCAGTGTAATAGGCATTCCATTTCTCTTGCTCGCGCGCCCGAACTTCGCGACCGCTGCGCTCGGCCGCGTAGGCCGCCGAGCCGTAGGTCACGAGCAACTGTTTGCCGTGCCAGTGGGCCGGGTCGACATTGATCTGCCGGGCGTAGAGCCGCGTGAAGCCGCCGAG
This genomic stretch from Blastocatellia bacterium harbors:
- a CDS encoding glycosyltransferase, whose product is MSDSEKPMNSRAWWDQYFAESWQANGGSAQTRHFMERLLAELSAPDKAYLRSRPLDVLDWGCAFGEGVEMLARQLPASRVAGLDFSAVALDQARRRFPEREFIFSESGDLSRSFDVIIASNCLEHFEEPLKVIEAQLPFCKNLYIALVPYDEWPLSEHHRARLTEASFPQRLGGFTRLYARQINVDPAHWHGKQLLVTYGSAAYAAERSGREVRAREQEKWNAYYTDLATVENDPAMESFGHDLAERVAALLPEGGRILEAGCGGGWQSLGLARSGRFQVTVMDFSLAALNYARRLFEREQQSAEFIYGDVFEPGAAEFDLVFNAGVLEHYTLDEQARFLRGMASRSRNLVMALVPNQSCYWYWLWRTQQASRDNWPYGKEMPMMDMSEAFEAAGLAFVGQAYMGEDWAEVFIENLSGIDRDLCDTILTLHRSALIPSPHKAYLLAALGSRAPLAGAAPQGWSRFPAQSMQQAEATAALADALALNIRGEREVSQLNIQVYQRDLRIIELTAQAAALAAESAAHAEEAQAKEANVETLTAQLAASRQAAQEKDQMAQGLAAQLGKEQALAAQLAEQEAALHKQSLAYADLERRLQQLTDEFAEKEQVAQARAAQLIEQEVVLTRQLAEQRRQTRTLSAELANQSESAQTLAAHLSEKENEAQRLAAGLAEKDQALRSLRQRLEKMNEQARRYATQLRDTSAELQRIKSTLGWRLLSLYGPIKYRYLLPIYRRLGLAPARGTARPLEPLESFTEPVSSQDKRLTEPWVEGTPAAVVTPPVDVKPGDAAHALMTAPGSLTDTAIASSAHDVICFPIIEWDFRFQRPQQLMARYAAAGHRVFYVSQQFRTSGAPYVITEKRANVFEVSLRGPALNVYTEALDERGRDALFASLDALRRDVGLAATAAFVQLPFWWPLVRQARERFAWPVIYDCMDFHAGFSTNRQEMLDAEDELLRAADLVIASSAFLEAEARKHTDKVLVVRNACDYDHFAIAERTPRARPVVGYYGAIADWFDADLVADLAAHRVDWDFVLVGSTFSGDVGRLEELPNVRLVGEKPYTEIPDWLATFDVAIIPFKRTPLTEATNPVKAYEMLAAGKPVVAVPIPEVRPLAPLVRLASTAEEFEREIKAALDERDPALRRQRQTWASEQTWERRFAALAPAVRRTFPKASIIIVTFNNLALNRLCVESLYARTEWPNFEVIIIDNASSDGTPDYLREAERELPDLRVILNDENLGFAKANNQGLRRATGELLVLLNNDTVVTRGWMTAMIRHLYAERVIGLIGPVTNAISNEARIEVGYESIGEMPGWAARYVREHDNDTFAIPMLAMFCVAMRREVFDKVGLLDERFGVGMFEDDDYCRRLESAGYQLCCTRDSFIHHWQRASFRLLGEDEYLRIYHENRNKYESKWQEAQPPVADGAPSPAPSSGGAERYRAQLKALLARIDNSRGAVIFLPSIGWNVHLFQRPHHLARTFAQYGYVAIFDSSNARDEVDGFKEVERNLFLFDGPPELLHEIPQPTLWAFTYNITRADDFPRGARIVYDWIDALDVFPYDRAMLERNHARGLREAAVVAAVTRQLHAEAIRLRPDAIYMPNGVEYDRFAKSEATIPDDPELAALLQSGKPLAGYYGALAEWFDYDLLDEVARRRTDWNFLLIGQALDESLSRHKLLERPNIRWVGPRPYESLPGYLRAFDVAMIPFAINPITLATSPLKLYEYMAAGKPVITTPMPECQQFTEVNIARHAQEFAPLLDSARAQGKDEALRKRLRAIAHGNTWAQRVEAAIAALEQNAGAPPADRSAQATSGRRSQP
- a CDS encoding sulfotransferase translates to MPICIAGMHRSGTSMVTRLLNLCGVYLGPESDLAVAASFDNEAGFWENRQFVRVNEEALARLGGGWDLPPAMTEGWEMGDEMADLREEAAELIRQFSPYEPWGWKDPRNTLMLHFWKRLIPDLKILVCLRSPVEVAESLNQRANSSYAFGMNLCLKYYQQLLATTRPAERVVTHYNAYFFNPQAELRRVLGLLEIPVTSEAIEHACSTISMSLRHNWATTRERIEEKMTPDVMDYYIRLCGEAKAMAPAPAPQ
- a CDS encoding glycosyltransferase family 2 protein produces the protein MRVIALLATYNEDRFIAGCLEHLFAQGVEVYLIDNSSTDHTVEIAECYVNRGLIGRETFARAGVFNLKSILNRKEELAAELDADWFMHVDADEIRVPPRSDRTLAQAFAEVEGQGYNAINFQEFTFTPTIESPDHDHPHFRETMRWYYPFLPAFPHRLNAWKRQPERVDLAWSAGHQVRFPGLRMYPDAFLLKHYLFLSVPHAIRKYANRRHDPAALEVGWHGWRERFKSQTIQLPSQAELRTYISDDQLDAANPRSQHYIAESIS
- the wecB gene encoding UDP-N-acetylglucosamine 2-epimerase (non-hydrolyzing), giving the protein MTRHHILVIAGTRPEVIKMAPVVRELERRADRFQLTFATTGQHREMLDQVLAVFDLKPQVDLELMEPSQSLARLNARALVALSDLFTELRPDTVLIQGDTTTAMAAAMAAFYQGIRVGHVEAGLRSFNPHSPFPEEMNRRVAACVTDLHFAPTQRARRHLLSEGVATEAIFLTGNTIVDALGMLNLAEAFDNRQLSAVPFRDRRVLLVTAHRRESFGEPLRAICRALVALAQRFDNIEIVYPVHLNPQVKRLVHQEIGDQPRIHLIAPVAYDDLLRLLRCCYLVLTDSGGIQEEAPSFHKPVLVLRDVTERPELIEAHAGRLVGTDTERIVEAAAELLTEPHAYIAMSQVANPFGDGLAAKRIAEILAERL